In the Desulfitobacterium hafniense DCB-2 genome, CTGCGAGCATTGGAACAATCTGACTGGGTGGAAGACTCTGATATTCCGGTTGATTCACAACAGAGACAATTTCTCGGGTTTCTTCTTGAGTTAGTTTATTCCGCGGAGAAGGCCGCTTGACAAAAGGTCGTTGATCTTCTAGAGGAGTTGTTTCACTTCTCCAACGTTGTAAAGTGCGTCGACTTATCCCCAATTCATTGCAAGCCATCGTTTCTCTGGCACCGGCCTGAATGGCTTCTTTAATCAGCATGATGGCCTTTTGCAATCCGAGGCGCCGATCAAGCGTCCTCGCTGTCCCCCCAAATCGCATTTGCCTTTTTTCTTAGAACTAACAAGGCTGCAGTCTCCGCAAGAGCTGATTCCTTACGACGAAGCTCCTGCTCCAATTTCTTAATCTCTCGTTCTCTCTCGAGCAGATCTTTCTGAAGACGTGACGCTTCTTGGGCAACTCCTCCATTGGCCTGCATACAGGCATCACGCCAAGCTTGAACCTGCTCAACATATAGCCCTTTGCCCCGGCAGTACTCAGCCATTTCCACTTCACTAAGGAGAGCAGTCTCCATGACAATCAGGAACTTATCTTGAGTGCTCCAACGCTCAACTTCCTGTTCCCCGCCGGGAACAGCCATACCCTTGGCTCTAGCTTGTCTTCTCCACACATGCAGGGTGGCTTCTGATAAACCAGTTTCCCTTGCAATTGCACTGACGGATTGATTCTGTGGTGGCATCATCTTTAACATAATTGAATGCTTAAATTCCTCGCTATACTTTGCCATTGTTCTCCTCCTCCGAGTTCTCTTAACTCACTATACTTCTCTCGGAGGCCTATGACAACTATGCTAACATAGGGGGGTTATCATTCTGCATCCTTGTCACAGCTCAAAGACTGGCCCCTGTGGCCGGCACCAATATGACAGGTATCCAAACCTATTCCACCTATAAATGGTGAGAAAACTTAATTGGGCAGCCTGTCCATATAGTCCCCTCTAAGGATGGGAATCATCTCCGACTTAAGAGGCTCCTCAATATCTTTAAGCCTCTTATCGTCCATGTTGAGGACATCGATAGTATCAATATGGAGCTTATCGGCCAGATCCTTGGCTGTGAGGTACTGATTTTTTCTTAATTCCTTCACTGTCTTTTTCATAAAACCCCAGTTGAAGAACACTGCTTATCCTCTCCTCCCGAACAATCTATATAGAGCGGCACCTACAATAGCTCCCCCACTATCGAGGAGCACATCCTTAAGCTGACCGCTGCGCCCCGGAACAAAGAGCTGATGGAACTCATCACTAATTGCATAGAGAACGCAGATCCCTATGGCAATGGCGATTTGCTGCATTCCTTTGATGCCGCTCCTTCTTAAGGCATTCATGGTCAATACACTGAGAACTAAATATGTTAAGAAATGAGCAGATTTCCTGACAATGAAATTTGACTGGATGTAATCCACATTCAACCCTGGAAAGGCCTTAGCGACAGCACTAAGCAGCCTTTCCGCGATCCCTTGGCTTAGTTCATCGGACTGAGCCGCCACTTGAGCGGACAGATAAAAGATGATACCCATCCAAAGGAAGACGACCGCCCATGAGATGATAAGGATTAATCTTAAGTTATTTTGTCCTTCTTTATCCTGCATCTGATTCTATCTCCAAGATCAATCCCCATAGCCATGGGGATGTTTTTGATGCCACTGCCAGGCCGTCTTGATAATGGTCTCCAGATCACTATAGCGAGCCTGCCACCCTAACCTTCTTTGGATCTTCTCGACTTTGGCCACCAACCTATCCGGATCCCCCTCTCTGCGGGGAGCCTCCAGAACGGGAATATCCAGGCCGGTCACCTTCCCGGCCATGGCGAGCACTTCCCGTACGGAATACCCTGTTCCGGTTCCCACATTATAAGCACCGCAGGGCACCCCTTGTTCCAGGGCTTCCAAAGCCCGGATATGAGCCTCCGCCAGATCCAGGACATGGATGTAATCCCGGATACAAGTTCCATCGGGAGTCTTATAATCGGTGCCAAAAATGGAGATGGCCTCTCTTTGTCCCAGGGCCGTTTTGAGGACCAGGGGAATCAGATGGGTCTCCGGTGTATGAGCCTCCCCCAGAGAGCCGTCCCAGGCCGCTCCTGCCGCGTTAAAATAGCGCAGAGCCATCCACTTTAAACCATAAGCCTGCTCCAACCAATAAAAGGACTGCTCTATCATCAGCTTTGAAGCCCCATAAGGGTTAATCGGCTCTGGGTGGGACTCTTCCGGAATCGGAATTTCTTCAGGATTGCCATAAGCGGCGGCTGTCGAGGAAAAAACAATGGTGTTCACGCCGCCTTGCAGTAAGGTGCTGACAAAACGATTGGTCTTCGCCGTATTTTCTTCAAAATAAAGATCCGGCTTTTGCACCGATTCCCCCACCAGGCTCCGGGCGGCAAAATGGATCACTGCACGGACTTCTTCCTTGTTTATGATGTCTGTGACAAGCCCTTCGTCGGCTATATCCCCATGATAAAAAGGAATATCCTCGCTTACAGCTTTCCTGTGTCCGGTGATTAAACTGTCCAGAACCACCGGCCCATAGCCGGCTTCAGCCAAAGCCTGAACCGTATGGCTGCCGATATACCCTGCCCCGCCTGATACTAAAATCTTTTTCATCGCCCCACCTCGGAAAAATAGTCAAACCCAACCACATTAGTGGCTGGGTAATTTTTGGTGCAAAAATTAGAACGCTGTTATCAGGGTTTGAAATTGACGGAATCTATGACCTGGCCGTCACTGATGGCTTGAGCAGTAAGGGGTTTTCCCGGATAATTGGTCTTCATCTGCGCCAACAGTTCTTTGATCAACTGGTTGGCATAAGCCTTGTCCACCCCGGCATTAAACGTAATATCCCCAAAGACAGTTTCCATTTGTTCGTAGATTTGAGTGCCCAGCACATCTTTTTGACCCATAATCTGTTCCGACAGCTTCATGTTGGACTCACCAAGAGGCGTTCCTTCCGGAATAGGTGTCAAATACTGGGGTTTTAGAGGTTCCTCTTGCTGGGTCTGCCCAGTGGAGGGATTCTGAGGTTGTTCACCATTAGTCTTGCCGCCACATCCCCCAATCCCAAAAATCAAGGCAAGAATTATCAAGCCCATCGATAATTTTTTTAGCATAATGTTGCTCACATCCTTTTCTAGGTTTCGAGTCCTTTTTAGGGTAACTCATTTTGGATGCTTTGGCAAGGACCTCAGTAAATTAGTGGTTATATCTCGAAAATCTTCATATATAAATTTTCAAAGGTAAACGTCAAATCAGCCGGCATCTTGACAAGTGTCGGTTGTTTCCAGGAGATTATAGGAACCCCTCGTCGCTGATACCAACGACATCCAGAAACTGTTTCCGTATGAGTTCCCGGAACGCCTCATCATTAAGACGTTCAACTTTGTACACACCGTCTTCTACCAAGCTATCGTCAATCAATTTTACAAACTCCTCATCTTCACGGGCCATCTTTGAGTAGCGCTTTTGTACTAGTAGTGCTAACATAAATATTGACCACCAAAATACACTTTGCTAACCAAAAAGTTGACCACCTCTAGAGCCTAATCCTGTATGATTGGAGTTGCTGAGACAACAATCGCACAGGGGGAAAGGACATGTTAGAGATGGTCGATAAAGAGTATATCAGAAAAAAGCACTTTGTTGAAGGGTGGTCTATCCGGAAGATTAGTCGCAACCTGAATTTAGCCCGGCAAACCATACGAAAGGCCCTTAAAGATTCCAATATACCTCAATATAACCTTACTAAGGACAGGCCCTCACCCGTTCTAGAACCCTATAAAGAGATTATTCGTGAGTGGTTAAAGCAAGATGAATCCGCACCACCTAAACAAAGACATACAGCAAGAAAGATTTATGACCGCCTAAGAGAAGAACATGGATTTACAGGCGGAGAATCTACTGTTAGGACCTTTGTTCAAAAGGAAAAGAAAAAGTATGTTGAGATGTTCATCCCTTTAACTGCGGATTGGGGTGAACAAGCTCAGGTCGATTGGGGTAGAGCTAAAGTCTACATCGGCGGTAAATATACAGAAGTATGCCTGTTCTGTCTGAGGTTAAAAGCGAGCCTTGTCCCTTTTGTTTGGGCTTCCCCTACGGAAAGATTGGAAGCCTTTCTTGAAGGGCATAAAAGAGCTTTCGAGTGGTTAGGAGGAGTTCCAGCAAGCTTGGTCTATGACAATCCAAAAACCGCTGTAACCAAGATCCTTAAGGGTCCACATCGCCAAGAACATGCCGTCTTTTCAAGCCTAAGAGCCCATTACTTATTTGACAGTGATTTTTGTAATCCAGCCAGTGGAAACGAAAAAGGGACCGTTGAAAATCTCGTCAAGTTTGTGCGGCGTAACGCGATGGTTCCAGTTCCTCACGTCAGTTCCCTTGATGAGCTCAATGAGCAGCTTCTTCGTTGGTGTGAGAAACAACGACAAGCCCGGATTAAGGAATGGGAGCAAGAACGAGAAGGTCTAAGACCTCTTCCATCCGTACCTTTTAAGTGCTCGCGAACTCATATGGTGTCCTCAAGTCGATTGCTTCTTTTTCAACTGGACCGTAACCATTACTCTGTGCCGGTTGAATACGGAAATCGCCATCTTAGAGTAGAAGCGTTTGTTGAACGGATTGAGGTGTATGACTCCACTAAGCTGGTCACGGTCCATGAGCGCACCTACAGCCGTGGCGAGAAAGTGATGAAGTTAGAGCATTACTTGCCCATCATTAAAACCAAACCTCGCGCTGCAAAAAATGCTTTAGTGGTCAGAAAGCTTCCTGAAGTCTACCAAAAACTTAGAGTTAGGCTTTGTAGTAAAGATCCCGAAGGATACCGTGAATTCGCTAAGATATTGCTGCTAAATCTTGAATTTCGCTTTGAAGATGTCCTAGCGGCAGTAGAAGAAGGTCTTCAGCAACACTGCCCAACTCGAGTTTGACAGTAACGCCTTAAAATTTGTTACAGTTAAATTGTAATTATGGCTCCCCATGCGGGTTTGAAATGTACAAATAAGTAAAATTACCATTCGAAAACCGAAATGTAGTGCCGCACATTCGTGATTATTATTGAGTAATAGAGATTTACTTGGTATAATTGTAGTGATATGTTTGCGCGAATTAAAACTGCCTACAACCGGGACGGCTCACCACGCCGTTACCTTCAACTTGTTGAGAGTCGGCGCGAAGAGGGTAAAGTTCGTCAGAAAGTCCTTTGTAACTTGGGGAGAGTGGAGGATCTCCAAAATGGGAAACTTGACGACCTTATTCGCTCTCTGGCGAAGTTCTCCGATACGCTCGCAGTGGTTGATGCTGCGGAAGATCTCTTTGCGGATTGGAGCAAAGAATTTGGTCCTTCTATGGTCTTTCGTCGGCTTTGGGAAAACCTTGGTCTCCATAAAATTTTTGCCGGGCTCTTTAACGAGAGAGACTTGAGCATCGATGTTCAAGAAGCTATTTTTTGTATGGTCTTAAATCGTTTGACAGAGCCTACCAGTAAATTGGGAGTTAGCGATTGGAAAGATTCCGTCTATCGCCCTGAATTTGAAAGTTTAAAGCTTCACCACTTCTATAGAGCCATTGACTTTCTCGATGAAAACAAAGACACTCTCGAAGAGCAATTATTTTTTCACCATACCAACCTGTTCACGCAGCAGCTGGATTTGGTGTTCTTTGATACCACCTCCACGTATGTCCAAGGAGATGCCGGAGCCTTTGACCTCTTGGAATACGGGCATTCCAAGGATCATCGTCCCGACCGCCTTCAGGTCATGATAGGTATATTAATGTCCAGAGACGGGATTCCCATAGCTCATCATGTGTTCCCAGGAAACACGCCGGATACGGATGCCTTTATTGAGGCTGTAAGTGATTTGAAAAAGCGCTTTACTATCCAGCGAGTCATTGTCGTTGGGGATCGGGGCATGATGGGGAAACGAACCTTGGAACTGCTTGAAGAATTGCAACTTCACTACATCCTTGGGGTTCGTATGCGTAATATAAAGGCTGGTCCAGAGCTTGCAGCATCTGCGCAACCTTATCCCTTCGTGAAGGATAATCTAAAGGTTAAAGAAGTCCTCCATCAGGAGAAACGTTATATTGTGTGCTTAAACGAAGAGGAAGCCAAACGCGATCAGCTCGTCCGAGAACACATTGAGATGAAACTGAGAAGCAAGCTGGAACATGGGGGCATTAAGGATTTAATCGGCCATAGTGAATACAAAAAATATATCAATGTGACTGCCGAAGCAGCAACGATTAATACCGATAAATTGAAGCAAGCTGCTGTTTTCGATGGACTCTATATCCTACAAACCAATACCGAGCTCCCAACGGAAGAGGTAGCCACAGCGTATCGTGACTTATGGCAGATAGAACGGGCCTTCCGGAATCTCAAGAGTACTCTCGACTTACGCCCTGTTTACCACTGGAAAGAAAGGCGAATCTCTGGTCACATCATGCTTTGCTTTTTAGCCCTGGTGATACAGATCAGGTTCCAGAAACTCCTGGAAAACTGCGCAAGCGAGTATGGCTATACGGAGGTAATAAGAGCTTTAAGAAAAGTTCATGCCGTTAAGCTTAAACTAAAGGACCAGGATCATTTAGTCAGAACGGAAATCCATGGAGCAGCGGCTATGGCCTTTAAGGCAGTAGGGCTTCGGATTCCTGAACGAGTACAGGAGATGTAAGATAATTACCATAAATAGTTAATTGTAGTGGCACGCCCAAAAATGAACCTTTCAAACCCTTGAAATTCAATAGTTTCAGTTTTTGAGGTGTCAAACTCAAGTGAAAGCGTAGCAAGCCGTTCCACTGCATACTTTCGGATATCCTCCGCTGTCAATCCCTTGGCGAAGCCTTGCGGGTTGTGTATGAAAGCGTGTTGCAGGAACCGTCGCACATGATTGACTTCCGAATTAGCAGTGTCTTCTTTAATATGCTTAATCTGCAGCGAATACTCACGGAAGTGTTGAAGCTGGCCTGCTAGTTCAGGTGTTGAAGTGGTTTCGGTGCTGCTCTTCAGTCTGTTGCCGCTGACCATCATGTAATACAAGCTCAATGCGGCGCGGCAATACTTGAAGGTTCGCGAGTTATTCACTTTTTCGGTTTCGAGAAAGACTTCGAACGCTTCTTTTGATGTGTCTGCCTGCAGTAATTCGGTCTGCCGCAGGAATCGCGAAAGATAGGTGCCGTACCCGCTGACCGATGCATCGCTGTACTCCTGTTTTCGCATGTACTCTTTGAATCTCTCAAGCTCGCGGCGTGTGTCTTCACTGATTTTGAATGTTGGCATAATAACAGTGCTCCTTTCAAAAATTTTGCACTGTTATTTTACACAATATCTGGGACTGCACCATCGTTGCGTTTACGCTGGGCACATAAATATATTCGGAACATAATTACGTTTATGTTCTTACGCACATAAACGTAAGAATTGGCTTTTTTCCAACACACCCAACGGTGCAAGAGCCAGTGCTATTTATTACAGCCTGATCGTAACAGCAAGAGAGAATGGTTTGAATCTGTTTGAGTATTTAGCGTGGATTTTCACGAACAGCCCTAATCTAGGGAAACCCGGGCTACCTAACAATCCATCGAAGAACTTCTCCCTGGAAGTAACGCTTTGCCGAAGAAGGTGTTTTCCCCGAAACCAAACGATGAGATATCAGAGAAGCACGCTTAGGAGGAAGACTGACCCGCATCGTAATTAGGTGCGGGTTTATTTGACGTTTACGAAGTCATGAACTCTTGCTGAATTTCCTCTAATTGCACTAGATTCAGGCAACTTATCCCAAAATTCATGGAACCAATTGTTATATATGGATTTATGAAAGCAGTTTCCATCCTTATTGATGCTTCTGGGCTGTGCAGCCCGCAGCAGTACAGCATGCGGAAAATGATCGGTATGACATATCTCCTGGTCGGAGAGAACGGTGAAGAAGGGTACTGATCAATGGCATTGAAAAAGGCTTTCAACTCGAAGGTCATATAGATATAGGGCCTCATACCTTAATCTGCCTATCCGGGAGTAACCATGAGTGACATAAACATCGTAGCCAAGCCCTTTCATATATTTGCCAAGCTGCCTTATAGGAGTAATCCTCCTCAAAAGGCCGTTTGAATAATCTCCATGGTTTGACTGAATCCAGAGGCAAAGGCTATTGTCCATGTGAGGGTGCTATCTCCCAGAAACTTATCGGCCACAAGTCTATAAAAGTGATACAGTATTCGGGTTGAAGACTTAACCTAATGCTCGTTTCTGGATGATAAAATCTTTAATGCAGGAACCAAGGAGATTTTTAACCTAAACTCCCGAGATTTTATATCTAGGTCGGAGGTTTAACTCCCAAAGCTTCATAAGGAGCTTGTTGCTTGCCCGTAATCTCTCTTGAAACATAAGATTGCAGATATCGCAGTAGTCACGAACAAATGAGTCGATCAAACTGGCGGCAGCCCGCCAATCACCATACCCTGAGCTGAAACCAAACATCCGAAGACACGTTCAAGGCAGTAGGGAAGACCATTCCAATCTCTAGGAAAATATGGAGGGAAATCAGCTTTCAAGTAATTCCTATTCTTCAGTGGTTTTAACAGCTTACTGCGAACTGCAAAGATAG is a window encoding:
- a CDS encoding VanZ family protein; the protein is MQDKEGQNNLRLILIISWAVVFLWMGIIFYLSAQVAAQSDELSQGIAERLLSAVAKAFPGLNVDYIQSNFIVRKSAHFLTYLVLSVLTMNALRRSGIKGMQQIAIAIGICVLYAISDEFHQLFVPGRSGQLKDVLLDSGGAIVGAALYRLFGRRG
- the galE gene encoding UDP-glucose 4-epimerase GalE is translated as MKKILVSGGAGYIGSHTVQALAEAGYGPVVLDSLITGHRKAVSEDIPFYHGDIADEGLVTDIINKEEVRAVIHFAARSLVGESVQKPDLYFEENTAKTNRFVSTLLQGGVNTIVFSSTAAAYGNPEEIPIPEESHPEPINPYGASKLMIEQSFYWLEQAYGLKWMALRYFNAAGAAWDGSLGEAHTPETHLIPLVLKTALGQREAISIFGTDYKTPDGTCIRDYIHVLDLAEAHIRALEALEQGVPCGAYNVGTGTGYSVREVLAMAGKVTGLDIPVLEAPRREGDPDRLVAKVEKIQRRLGWQARYSDLETIIKTAWQWHQKHPHGYGD
- the istA gene encoding IS21 family transposase codes for the protein MLEMVDKEYIRKKHFVEGWSIRKISRNLNLARQTIRKALKDSNIPQYNLTKDRPSPVLEPYKEIIREWLKQDESAPPKQRHTARKIYDRLREEHGFTGGESTVRTFVQKEKKKYVEMFIPLTADWGEQAQVDWGRAKVYIGGKYTEVCLFCLRLKASLVPFVWASPTERLEAFLEGHKRAFEWLGGVPASLVYDNPKTAVTKILKGPHRQEHAVFSSLRAHYLFDSDFCNPASGNEKGTVENLVKFVRRNAMVPVPHVSSLDELNEQLLRWCEKQRQARIKEWEQEREGLRPLPSVPFKCSRTHMVSSSRLLLFQLDRNHYSVPVEYGNRHLRVEAFVERIEVYDSTKLVTVHERTYSRGEKVMKLEHYLPIIKTKPRAAKNALVVRKLPEVYQKLRVRLCSKDPEGYREFAKILLLNLEFRFEDVLAAVEEGLQQHCPTRV
- a CDS encoding IS1634 family transposase; its protein translation is MFARIKTAYNRDGSPRRYLQLVESRREEGKVRQKVLCNLGRVEDLQNGKLDDLIRSLAKFSDTLAVVDAAEDLFADWSKEFGPSMVFRRLWENLGLHKIFAGLFNERDLSIDVQEAIFCMVLNRLTEPTSKLGVSDWKDSVYRPEFESLKLHHFYRAIDFLDENKDTLEEQLFFHHTNLFTQQLDLVFFDTTSTYVQGDAGAFDLLEYGHSKDHRPDRLQVMIGILMSRDGIPIAHHVFPGNTPDTDAFIEAVSDLKKRFTIQRVIVVGDRGMMGKRTLELLEELQLHYILGVRMRNIKAGPELAASAQPYPFVKDNLKVKEVLHQEKRYIVCLNEEEAKRDQLVREHIEMKLRSKLEHGGIKDLIGHSEYKKYINVTAEAATINTDKLKQAAVFDGLYILQTNTELPTEEVATAYRDLWQIERAFRNLKSTLDLRPVYHWKERRISGHIMLCFLALVIQIRFQKLLENCASEYGYTEVIRALRKVHAVKLKLKDQDHLVRTEIHGAAAMAFKAVGLRIPERVQEM